The following proteins are co-located in the Prosthecobacter vanneervenii genome:
- a CDS encoding DUF1501 domain-containing protein yields MSSHVPEIRLSRRSLLHAGGVGMLGFGINQLAALGAPAPRPSIGIGKAKSVIMIFNGGAPSHIDLWDPKPDGPSEIRGEFKTIRTNVPGIHVTELLPQMAKRMDKLALIRSVHHGHSSHNGGMHWATTGRPYRVDSTLITPSPTDLPGVGTLVGWLAQRDGFSKGVPPYVITPFPHCDSKVYLTPGQFGGCLGTRYDPYVLDDDPNAATFRVRNMGLDSSLTPARFQERLSLLNQMSAAARPIASPQVAQMDIFNEQATTMLQSGKAADAFDLSKEPEKVRERYGRHSWGQSHLLARRLVESGTRFVTTVNGPSITWDTHKDNFNGLKNRLVPPMEQAYAALLDDLEERGLLETTLVVWMGEFGRTPKINNDAGRDHWPGCYTVVLAGGGVRGGQVIGSSDASGAYPKDRPITPADIHASIYSALGYDYREISYRSSDNRPVALTEGSMISELF; encoded by the coding sequence ATGTCCTCCCACGTCCCAGAGATTCGCCTTTCGCGGCGCAGCCTGCTTCACGCAGGTGGCGTGGGCATGCTGGGCTTTGGCATCAATCAGCTCGCCGCCCTCGGCGCTCCCGCGCCACGGCCCAGCATCGGGATCGGCAAGGCCAAGTCCGTCATCATGATCTTCAATGGCGGCGCGCCAAGCCACATCGACCTCTGGGACCCCAAGCCCGACGGCCCTTCGGAGATTCGCGGCGAGTTCAAAACCATCCGCACCAATGTGCCCGGCATCCACGTGACCGAGCTGCTGCCGCAGATGGCCAAGCGCATGGACAAGCTGGCTCTCATCCGCTCCGTGCACCACGGCCACAGCAGCCACAATGGCGGCATGCACTGGGCCACCACCGGGCGGCCCTACCGCGTGGACAGCACGCTGATCACCCCCAGCCCCACAGACCTGCCCGGCGTAGGCACCCTCGTGGGCTGGCTGGCTCAGCGCGATGGCTTCAGCAAAGGCGTGCCGCCCTACGTCATCACCCCCTTCCCCCACTGCGACAGCAAGGTGTACCTCACCCCCGGCCAGTTTGGGGGCTGCCTGGGCACACGCTACGATCCCTACGTGCTGGATGACGATCCCAATGCCGCCACCTTCCGTGTGCGCAATATGGGCCTCGACTCCAGCCTCACGCCCGCACGTTTCCAGGAGCGCCTCTCGCTGCTCAATCAAATGAGCGCCGCCGCTCGCCCCATCGCCTCTCCGCAGGTGGCGCAGATGGACATCTTCAATGAGCAGGCCACCACCATGCTGCAGTCTGGCAAGGCCGCCGATGCCTTTGATCTCTCCAAGGAACCCGAAAAAGTACGCGAGCGCTACGGCCGCCATAGCTGGGGGCAGTCGCACCTGCTGGCACGCCGTCTCGTCGAGTCCGGCACCCGCTTCGTCACCACGGTGAACGGCCCGTCCATCACCTGGGACACCCACAAAGACAACTTCAACGGCCTCAAAAACCGCCTCGTCCCGCCCATGGAGCAGGCCTATGCCGCACTGCTGGACGACCTGGAGGAGCGCGGGCTGCTGGAGACCACTCTCGTCGTCTGGATGGGAGAATTTGGCCGCACGCCCAAGATCAACAACGACGCTGGGCGCGACCACTGGCCGGGCTGCTACACCGTGGTGCTGGCAGGCGGCGGCGTGCGCGGCGGCCAGGTCATCGGCAGCTCGGACGCCAGCGGCGCCTACCCCAAGGACCGCCCCATCACTCCGGCAGACATCCACGCCAGCATCTACTCCGCGCTCGGCTACGACTACCGCGAGATCAGCTACCGCTCCTCGGACAACCGCCCCGTCGCGCTCACAGAGGGCTCGATGATCAGCGAGCTGTTTTGA
- a CDS encoding metallophosphoesterase, translating into MPIHLTSRRQFIAQMGAAAALAHSSADAAEVDENLIAILNDTHVGGKHPATASIPTHLRDTVAWLVGLPKRPAAVVINGDLALNSGLPDDYTHFAKLIAPLHEAGIPVHLSMGNHDDRDVFYQVLTTEKPATTAVASKHVGVVQTAQANLFLLDSLKARMVAQGLLGEEQLAWLAKALDAHADKPALIFAHHNPRLGGEEKHFPGGLEDSEPLWELLVARPQVKAYIHGHIHHRNFFHHRGIHILNTPATSYVSNPKESTTGWTMATLSPTGGSFTTHTHLPEHEWNGAKVDLQWRA; encoded by the coding sequence ATGCCGATTCATCTCACTTCACGCCGACAATTCATCGCCCAGATGGGTGCCGCCGCAGCCCTGGCACACAGCAGCGCTGATGCCGCCGAGGTGGATGAAAACCTCATCGCCATTCTCAATGACACCCATGTGGGCGGCAAGCACCCGGCCACGGCCTCCATCCCCACGCACCTGCGCGACACCGTCGCCTGGCTCGTGGGCCTGCCCAAGCGTCCTGCGGCAGTCGTCATCAATGGCGATCTGGCGCTCAACAGCGGCCTGCCGGACGACTACACCCATTTTGCCAAACTCATCGCGCCGCTGCATGAGGCGGGCATCCCCGTGCACCTCAGCATGGGCAATCACGATGACCGCGATGTCTTCTACCAGGTGCTGACCACAGAAAAACCCGCGACCACAGCCGTGGCCTCCAAGCACGTCGGTGTGGTGCAGACCGCGCAGGCCAATCTCTTTCTGCTCGACTCCCTCAAGGCGCGCATGGTGGCGCAGGGTCTCCTCGGGGAGGAACAGCTCGCCTGGCTCGCCAAGGCCCTGGACGCCCACGCCGACAAGCCCGCGCTCATCTTTGCCCACCACAATCCGCGCCTTGGTGGAGAAGAAAAACACTTCCCCGGCGGCCTGGAGGACTCAGAGCCGCTGTGGGAGCTGCTCGTCGCCCGCCCGCAGGTGAAGGCCTACATTCACGGGCACATCCACCACCGCAATTTCTTCCACCATCGCGGCATCCACATCCTCAACACCCCGGCCACCTCCTATGTGTCCAATCCCAAGGAAAGCACCACCGGCTGGACCATGGCCACACTGAGCCCCACTGGCGGCAGCTTCACCACGCATACCCACCTGCCGGAGCACGAGTGGAATGGCGCCAAGGTGGATCTACAGTGGCGGGCCTGA
- a CDS encoding twin-arginine translocation signal domain-containing protein, whose protein sequence is MDRRDFLKTTSAVAAMTSARRLMAATDAKRQPELIKTENAKAGSSFQLTRMRPDSAKSYRTSLIEGYCSRQSVKAGEKMDIYVSTRPVARFNIEIFRMGYYGGAGARHMTTLGPFAGKEQPVPEMADKRLRECQWEASTTLTIPPDWPSGVYLGRLSTIPEAADKPYWQSYIVFIVTDDRPADILFQCSDNTWQAYNRWPVNESLYTDPRAAHAPGVSVSFDRPYGKYVQIFDNPQSMGSGEFLLWEYPLCYWLEKEGYDVTYCSNVDNLNPANLARAKTMISVGHDEYWDMRQYANVKQAIADGLSVLWLSANDVYMVTPFTPNAKGEANRRLTRETCYGEFREEEKEAYSKVLGPFENPGPDERDIIGARTTVPFNGGGDWTCAKPEHWLFEGTGMKKGDSIAGLVGWEFHGDPDTARPGLEVVAEGNVWASGTRLGKYAATVYEGPKKNIVFNATTIFWSQGLSDPPGHMIPWSHFSRPHGPDERVQQMTRNALKRAIG, encoded by the coding sequence ATGGACCGCCGCGATTTCCTCAAGACCACCAGTGCCGTAGCCGCAATGACCAGTGCCCGCAGGCTGATGGCGGCGACTGATGCAAAGAGACAGCCGGAGCTGATCAAGACGGAGAATGCGAAGGCGGGGAGCAGCTTTCAGCTCACGCGCATGCGGCCGGACAGCGCCAAGTCCTACCGCACCTCGCTCATCGAGGGGTACTGCTCGCGGCAGTCGGTGAAGGCGGGGGAGAAGATGGACATCTATGTGAGCACGCGGCCGGTGGCGCGGTTTAACATCGAGATCTTCCGCATGGGCTACTACGGCGGTGCAGGTGCGCGGCACATGACCACGCTGGGGCCCTTTGCTGGGAAGGAGCAGCCCGTGCCGGAGATGGCGGACAAGCGCCTGCGCGAGTGCCAGTGGGAGGCCAGCACCACACTGACGATCCCGCCGGACTGGCCCAGCGGCGTGTATCTGGGAAGACTGAGCACGATCCCCGAGGCCGCCGACAAGCCCTACTGGCAGAGCTACATCGTCTTCATCGTGACCGATGACCGCCCGGCTGACATCCTCTTCCAGTGCAGCGACAACACCTGGCAGGCCTACAACCGCTGGCCGGTGAATGAGTCGCTCTACACCGATCCGCGCGCTGCGCATGCCCCGGGTGTGAGCGTGAGCTTTGACCGCCCGTACGGCAAGTATGTGCAGATTTTTGACAACCCGCAGAGCATGGGCAGCGGTGAGTTTTTGCTGTGGGAGTATCCGCTGTGCTACTGGCTGGAGAAAGAAGGCTACGATGTGACCTACTGCTCGAACGTGGACAATCTGAACCCCGCCAATCTGGCGCGCGCGAAGACGATGATCAGCGTGGGCCACGACGAGTACTGGGACATGCGCCAGTATGCGAATGTGAAGCAGGCCATCGCCGATGGACTGAGTGTGCTGTGGCTCTCGGCCAACGATGTGTACATGGTGACTCCCTTCACCCCAAATGCGAAGGGCGAGGCCAACCGACGCCTGACGCGGGAGACCTGCTACGGGGAATTTCGCGAGGAGGAGAAGGAGGCGTACTCGAAGGTGCTGGGGCCGTTTGAGAATCCGGGCCCGGATGAGCGCGACATCATCGGCGCGCGCACGACGGTGCCTTTCAACGGCGGTGGCGACTGGACCTGCGCCAAGCCTGAGCACTGGCTGTTTGAAGGCACGGGGATGAAAAAGGGAGACAGCATTGCCGGTCTGGTGGGCTGGGAGTTTCATGGCGATCCCGACACCGCACGCCCGGGGCTGGAAGTGGTGGCCGAGGGCAATGTGTGGGCCAGCGGCACGCGGCTGGGCAAGTATGCGGCCACGGTTTACGAAGGCCCAAAGAAGAACATCGTCTTCAACGCCACGACGATTTTCTGGAGCCAAGGCCTCAGCGATCCTCCCGGCCACATGATCCCCTGGAGCCACTTCTCCCGCCCGCATGGGCCGGATGAGCGCGTGCAGCAGATGACACGGAATGCGCTGAAGCGGGCGATTGGGTGA
- a CDS encoding zinc-binding dehydrogenase, whose product MSTLAPAAVLYEAKKPLRIEEVQVLPPQAGEVTVRMKAAGVCHSDLHVMKGDLSMPMPIILGHEGSGVIEAVGEGVTSVEVGDHVILVWRGSCGKCEYCSNGRPALCDMGTAMRFTGLMPDGTTRFQNSAGESIRHYAGVSAFSSLSTMPQASVVKIPKDVSFEHAALIGCGVITGVGAVEKAARVQPSSTVAVIGCGGIGLNIVQAARMAGARQIIAVDKFSRKEADARQFGATDYVDVNAGDPVQAIKDLTDGKGVDYAFEAYGSGKTAEQAFDATKKGGMCVMVGITSAADRASINVNQLVYAEKTLRGSLYGSTQPRKDLLLLIAMHQSGRLMLDELITKRYPLEGINEAYDALQRGEVARSLIVFE is encoded by the coding sequence ATGTCCACCCTCGCCCCCGCCGCCGTCCTCTACGAAGCCAAGAAGCCCCTGCGCATCGAGGAGGTCCAAGTGCTGCCACCCCAGGCGGGCGAGGTCACCGTGCGCATGAAGGCCGCCGGCGTCTGCCACAGCGACCTGCACGTGATGAAGGGAGACCTCTCCATGCCCATGCCAATCATCCTCGGTCACGAGGGCAGCGGCGTCATCGAGGCCGTGGGAGAGGGCGTCACCTCGGTCGAGGTGGGGGACCACGTCATCCTCGTCTGGCGCGGCTCCTGCGGGAAATGCGAATACTGCAGCAACGGCCGCCCCGCCCTCTGCGACATGGGCACCGCCATGCGCTTCACCGGCCTCATGCCGGACGGCACCACCCGCTTTCAAAACTCCGCCGGCGAGAGCATCCGCCACTACGCAGGCGTCTCCGCCTTCTCCTCCCTTTCCACCATGCCGCAGGCCTCGGTGGTGAAGATCCCCAAGGACGTTTCGTTTGAGCACGCCGCGCTCATCGGCTGCGGCGTCATCACCGGCGTGGGTGCGGTGGAAAAAGCCGCCCGTGTGCAGCCCAGCAGCACCGTGGCCGTCATCGGCTGCGGCGGCATCGGCTTGAATATCGTGCAGGCCGCCCGCATGGCCGGGGCGCGGCAAATCATCGCCGTGGACAAATTCAGCCGCAAGGAAGCCGACGCCCGCCAGTTTGGCGCCACTGACTACGTGGACGTGAATGCTGGCGACCCCGTTCAGGCCATCAAGGACCTCACCGACGGCAAGGGGGTGGACTACGCCTTTGAGGCCTACGGCTCCGGCAAGACCGCCGAGCAGGCCTTTGATGCGACAAAGAAAGGCGGCATGTGCGTCATGGTGGGCATCACCAGTGCCGCCGACCGCGCCAGCATCAATGTGAACCAGCTCGTCTATGCCGAGAAAACCCTGCGCGGCAGCCTCTACGGCAGCACCCAGCCCCGCAAAGACCTGCTCCTCCTCATCGCCATGCACCAGTCCGGCCGCCTCATGCTCGATGAACTCATCACCAAACGCTACCCCCTCGAAGGCATCAACGAAGCCTACGACGCCCTCCAGCGCGGCGAGGTGGCGCGCAGCTTGATCGTGTTTGAGTGA